The Vigna angularis cultivar LongXiaoDou No.4 chromosome 9, ASM1680809v1, whole genome shotgun sequence DNA window tttgaaaattaaataaaaataaattttaatttcatattaaaatttagaaacttaAAATATACTTAACCAATTCATCAATCATTTtacaataattcaaaaaatgtagaattttattaataatgtcaCTTCAGAAATCCCAgataatattttacaataattcaaaaaatgtagaattttattaataatgtcaCTTCAGAAATCccagataatattttaataaaaatacgtGAAATCATATGTTATTCCTAACAAGTACAGAATCTCAActttatctttttcctttttcatgaaAACCAATTtcgtaaattttttattatattttgaagacACGCTAAATCGAATCTCATGATGTCTGAATGGAATTTTGCATGACATATCATTCTTTCCGAAGTTACTTAAATAACAGATGAAtaagtaatatattattaataatgaattcACTCTTAcattaataacaaatttaattttttactggAAAAATAAATCTCACTTTTAATGGGTTGACCAATTCCTTGAAAACATGTAGGAGCAAATACAGCCATTTTACAATATCTAATTTacacaatatataaaatatttattacatgcTTAAACATTATTCTGTTCATTCTATCacgaataataataaaaaaaaaaaacattttcatgtATGATACGACAACTTGgggtgtttttgtttttgtttttggattttcCAATGATTACTTATCAGCTAAGCCAAAAGGAAAAGAGAGTGAGATCAACTTCAAAGTCAGTCAATGTCTTTCCACTACAAATgcagaaaacaaacacaacctcACTCAACTTCTACACGCATACCCTCTCTGCAACTTTtccattctttcttttcttctcaatTGCAAACAGAAACAGCAGCAGTTACTGTTTATTGAACCAAAACAATGGAGAACATAGTTTCCATACTTGATCACATGCCTGTGGGATTCAGATTCCGTCCCACAGACGAGGAGCTTGTCAGCTATTACCTCAAACACAAGTTGCTCGGTGATGATTTCTCTGTTCAGGTCATTCCAGAGATCGACCTTTGCAGAGTGGAACCTTGGGACGTGCCAGGTAATGCAAACACTAAACACTGGCACATCTTTCATCGTGATGCTATCAAACCCACTTCACTGTTGTTTGattcttttcttgttttaatttctGATGCCAGCGAAGTCTGTGATCAAATCCGATGACCCAGAGTGGTTTTTCTTCAGTTCTGTGGATTACAAGTACTCTAATAGTAAAAGGGTCAACAGGACCACCGAACATGGCTTCTGGAAAGCCACCGGAAATGACCGTAAAATTCGAATTGGTGGCACTAACAATGTCATTGGGACAAAGAAGACTCTTGTTTTCCACGAAGGCCGCGTTCCCCGTGGTGTCAAGACCAACTGGGTTATTCATGAATACCATGCTCTTACCTCCCATGAAAGCCAGGTTGGTTTGCTTTTCCAAGAAAACTTAACATTGTTTGGAAATTTTCTTTCTGAAACGTTTTGCCAAATTGCATGGTGTGATTGCCAAATTCACCTGGCAGGATTAggatttgttgttgttgttgttgggtaTTGTTTAGATATGTTTTGTCACAACAGTATGTACTCTTTAGGCTTTGATATCATTTCCTATCCTATTGGTCGTTCTGAAGGTTATTGGATCCTTTGTTTGAATcccatgtttttaattttgtcagTCTCTGGTCATGACCTAATTTTCTCCATTTGGCCttggttgatgatgatgaaaggggcatttgggagaatttctttcATTGAGCTTTATGTGGAAGTTTATCGAAATAAGATCTTTTTATGAGATCCCAGATAAAGCTTACGGGATAAGCTCTCATCAGATTTACTAGATAATTGTTTAACTGAATATTTAATGTAAACATGCTCAAAATTCATCATCAGTTTTCATTTAAGACTGTTAAATGTCAATTTTTCCCGTGACAACTCTACTTAGAGAAATGATTTTCATTATGCCACATTCTCTACGAAGcctttttttaagattttgctGTGAATATAGTTGTTCAGGAAAAGAAATAAGTTTCTGATTTTGAAGTTTAGCATGACATTTGTGCGATTTGTGTAAAATAATTCCTGATTATCCTCCAAGTTTTGCAGAGGACTTTCGTTTTATGCCGCTTGATGAAGAAATTTGAGAGAAAACATGAAGGGGGAATTGAGGCACCAAACCTTCCTGACTATGGAAATCCGATACCAGCTGAACAAATTCCATCTGTAAGATGAAGCATTCTTGATGGAGATATTTAAAGTCTGCATGTGAAACATGCTGAGAACTAATacttgttttgttaattttttctaGGTAGTAGATGTTTCACCTAGAGTGATCGTGGATCCAGACTTTCCAGAAGATATTTTCTTGCCCCCAGAACAACAGTCTCCAGTTGGTATTGATCTAGGAGAATTGTTCCTAAACCCCTCAGCACTCGATGCTTGTTTTGGAAATGAAAGCTCCAATGCGCAAATTCCATTTCGAGAtactgatgatgaagatgagttCGTAAATTCAATATGGGTTGATGATGAAGAGCTTGTCATCAATGAAGAAAGAAGACACTGTTTTGTCAATCGTTCCACCCAACCAAAGTCATTGAGCAGGGTATACAATGCTAGCAGTGGCACAGATGCTGAAGTTGTCTCTAATCTGGTAAACATAAATTGTTCAAATTCTAAATGATATTGGGGAGTGTATCTCTTTTTTGTTTATAACAGATTGAGTTATGGCGATGTGTTTTGCCACATTGTCACAATGTTTAGGGTATGATTACttctatcttttattttctgattttacttaattacaaaactacaatttcattttcaatttatatcctattttgaaagatttgtagAGGAAACAGTTTTATTTCGGTGTCTACTGTACAAATGTTTGAAATCAGGGAACATAGTTAAAAGAAGGTGATAGTTCTGTAATTGAAAAgtcaaaacagaaaaagaaatcagGAAATAAAAATGGAAGCAAACAAGACCAAGTGGTTTTTCTCCTACAGATTCATAGAAGATacactgataaaaaaaatgtttggttTGAGTTGGTTTTGAAGTTCTGTTGTGCTTCATGACACATTGCTTAGACTTTATGCCCTAAGACACCAGAAGTACTCTTTTCTTGGTTTTGTGACTTTTTCTTTATTGAAGCACTTCAAGAATTGACTTCATATGTTTATCTGCTAAAATTATTACAGCATGCCAACATTTGTTCTGGTGAATACTCTGGTGGCATGAGTAGTCTAGATTCTAATCATGAAGCACACAAAGGAAAAAAGGAGAGTATCATTCAAGATGATTTCTGGGCAGTGGAGACATCCTCTTGTGACTCAACTGCAGATGAACATATTGAAATTTCTAGTTCTTCCTCCACTCGTGCAAGATTGGAAAATCGGTGTAATCCAAGACCAGACAACTTCATATTACAAAAAACTGTTGCAGGAAGACCACAAACCCAGAAGAAGGTTTCAAACAATGCAGTATCCCATGTAGAGGTGAGAAAACCAAGCAGCTGtgttggaaaaattaaaatctgttTCTTATCTAAGTTGGGAGATGCTTCATTTGAAGTGATTTCCATTTTAACATACTATTCCTAATACTTTGCTGCATGTGATGTATTCTGCAGACAAGGAGGGAATTGGTCACTGTGAAATCAGAGAAAGATCAGAAAAATGCTCAAAATTCTAGTTCAAGGAGGATCCTCAAAACGGGAAGCCATCAATCCTCTGATGTCAATAGCAAAGGTTCTTTCCTTTACATGGAAACGATTTCATCAAACCAAAACCTATTTCCACGTTCAGTATATCTTTTCAATGTTGTCATAGGGATTGTGTTGTTAATAGTCATTAGTTTGGATGTATTATTATCTTAGAACATAGAAGTAAAGGTAGCGTGTTGCCTGGCTAATGTGAAAGGCATCATAAGTTTAAACTACACAGCGTATTGAAACCCTTATTACTATTTCGTTATAAGTTGCATCATGGTAAGTTTTTCTTGTGTATCTCATCATTATGAAACTCTTTTAAAATTCAGAAGCAGCAAATTCTCTGTCTGCATTAGAATACCTCGACCCTTATACAGGATCACTCTAAAGAGAAACCTTCGATCCTTACATATATATttccaaattaatttttatcagaATATTTAGTTATAAGACGTGTATGGACTGCGAAATTGATGCTCAATGTAAACCATGCAGAACTATTATTTTGTTACCAGCAGATTTTCCTTGGATCCACATTTCGAACGCAAAAGATGAAAGTTACTCAAACAGtttcaatttatatttgaattaccATATTTGACTAAATCCAGCACCAAATCAAGCATGTTCAGAATCATGCTTCATTTGTGAGATCACAAGGTAAACGGAATCAAGATATGAATAATTGAGTAACAAGATAAATcaaacttattttctttcttatcttCTTCATGAACTCAAAATAGAAAGCCATTACACAAATTGTGAGATTCTGCATGTTAAATCTGAAGGTATAAATGGAACTCAAATGTACTATTAGAGAATGTGTATATTCATTTACGCAAAGGGGTGGCTTATATAAGCCTTACATAACAGAGACTAAACTGCCACGTTCTGCATGACTACAAAACAGGAATAAAAGATTCAACGATCTCCTAAATAATAGAGCAGTCTAACAGCTCTTAAAAGGTCCAGGATAGAAGAACAATTGAGTAGCAAACATGAAACAGTTAGTAGTTGGAAGTTAGCATGATCCTGTTCAAATCTTGGAAAGTATATCAAAGTTTGCAATCATGTTTCTGCTCAGTAGTGGGGAGCATAACAAACcaccaaaagaaagaaaaagatgcacagagattgttttatttttgttcattgaAATGGTGGGCCAAGGAAGAAAAGCACTGAATACATTTCATCTGcaatcacaaaaattaaaagattgaTTTGAAAGGCAACAATGTCAGTGATGAAGACTCATAACAGAGTTTATATATCCATAAGGAATGACAAAGTATGCTTAATAAATTCCTTTCAATTTCATGGAAGACCCGTGTTGTGTGAGGAAGAACATTCTTATTACGCGGTATTTGTATACATCAAACGAGTCTAAGAATTGCACCTAGTTAGAGGAAAAATGGTATCAGTGGTATGAGAGAAAATTACGTTGATTAATGAGTTTTACGACActtaattatacatgttttctataattatcTCCACAAATTACATAATGTAGTTCTTGAGTTAGTTTTAATTAATCGTAACAAAGAAACATGCTATCTATCTGGTAATTAAGGGAGGGAGTGTGATTAAAATCGTCACTTTAAAACCG harbors:
- the LOC108346302 gene encoding NAC domain-containing protein 6-like; translated protein: MENIVSILDHMPVGFRFRPTDEELVSYYLKHKLLGDDFSVQVIPEIDLCRVEPWDVPAKSVIKSDDPEWFFFSSVDYKYSNSKRVNRTTEHGFWKATGNDRKIRIGGTNNVIGTKKTLVFHEGRVPRGVKTNWVIHEYHALTSHESQRTFVLCRLMKKFERKHEGGIEAPNLPDYGNPIPAEQIPSVVDVSPRVIVDPDFPEDIFLPPEQQSPVGIDLGELFLNPSALDACFGNESSNAQIPFRDTDDEDEFVNSIWVDDEELVINEERRHCFVNRSTQPKSLSRVYNASSGTDAEVVSNLHANICSGEYSGGMSSLDSNHEAHKGKKESIIQDDFWAVETSSCDSTADEHIEISSSSSTRARLENRCNPRPDNFILQKTVAGRPQTQKKVSNNAVSHVETRRELVTVKSEKDQKNAQNSSSRRILKTGSHQSSDVNSKGSFLYMETISSNQNLFPRSVYLFNVVIGIVLLIVISLDVLLS